AGAAATGTGTCAAAGGCCTAGATTttcaaaagcaagaaaaaccaaCCATTTTATATAGCAAAAATGATGAACATGATCAGGACATGCTGATACATCATAGAAAACTCAGCACAAAGGATGTCGCTACACTAGGCTTATGCATTGGTCCAATCTGGTTTCTATCAGAGGTCAGCAGagcaaatcttttttttttttttcttgttctctGATGTTTTCTCAAatgcttttttatttatttatgtaaagCATTACCATCGAGTTCGCATTTGCGGTGCAGAAACACAAGAAATCATCGagtttgattgtttgttttttgcAGTATTTTATGAATGCAGCACTTGAACGAACAAGCGTTGCGAGCACAACAATATTATCCTCAACTTCAGGGTTTTTCGTTCTTCTAATCGGGTCAATGCTGGGACAAGACACTGTTAATAAAGTAAACTTGGTTTCTGTTTCTGTCAGCATGGCTGGTGTTGTAATGACAACATACGGGAAGACTTGGGCTGAGGATGAATCCCCGTCGAACACATCATTGTAGATTTCTGTTCCTCACATTTTTTCGAATTATTTACATCTTATATATTCGAGTGTTTCCcagaaattttatttcatttttttgggaACTATTTATgatccttcattttttttccaccTGTGTGATCTGGTGCACAGAGACAGGAACCATTCTTTCCTCGGATACGTTTTTGCTTTGCTCTCAGCTATGGCTGATGGACTCTTCACAGGTCAAacactttatattttattcacataataaaaacatgtaaaagaaaaagaaaagcagaAAGTGAATCTCTTTTGTATCTGAAATCTTCTTGTTATAGTCAATCGTCATAGAATCAATTATtgacaaacaaaatataaacattAATCCTGCAGTACTCCTTAAAAAGTTTGCCGGGGAAGAAGGAGAAAAGGTGGATCTGCAAAAGTTACTCGGATATATTGGATTAGTCATCCTTGTTTCCCTTTGGTGGCTAGGTAAGACCAATCTTCTGTCAAACTTTCCTGTTCTCCTAGGTGCATGTAATGTGAAAAACGTTTTTCCTTAAAAGCATCATATATGAAAAACGCCcgatcaataaaaataattacaaaaaacttACAAATCGACATAACTTGAAgtaatactttatatatatttcttagctTACACGGACAGATAGCACATTCTGCAAAACTATCCACAGAGTCCAAAGAATCCAATATGTATCTACCAGATGGAATATGAAACTATGTTTGCTCCCTTAAACAAAGCTAATGATATCCAAATTTCTCTCTTGGTTTCAAACCAGTGGCTTTAGCATTGATTCAAGTACAATGCTTTTGCTGTGTCCTTTTCAGTATTTCCGCTGACTGCATTAGGCATTGAACCCAAGTTCATGGTTCCTAACTCTGCTCAAATGGTTGAAGTTGTCGTTGCCAATTG
This is a stretch of genomic DNA from Carya illinoinensis cultivar Pawnee chromosome 3, C.illinoinensisPawnee_v1, whole genome shotgun sequence. It encodes these proteins:
- the LOC122305197 gene encoding uncharacterized transporter C405.03c-like, which translates into the protein MGGRYRGGLLLIITVVITWVTSAEITQGIFTEYKHPFAVTYLGTSLLAAYLPIAYIKDWLLKFLRSSSCTSDHNSADEFSGGIESPIYNNCAQTNIDIEQQQPLADEKCVKGLDFQKQEKPTILYSKNDEHDQDMLIHHRKLSTKDVATLGLCIGPIWFLSEYFMNAALERTSVASTTILSSTSGFFVLLIGSMLGQDTVNKVNLVSVSVSMAGVVMTTYGKTWAEDESPSNTSLDRNHSFLGYVFALLSAMADGLFTVLLKKFAGEEGEKVDLQKLLGYIGLVILVSLWWLVFPLTALGIEPKFMVPNSAQMVEVVVANCFAGSFLSDYFWALGVVWTTPLVAALGASLTIPLAMLEDMVIHGRHYSIIYILGSLQVFLGFVIANLSDWFSPTLGLPFLNSLRTFLIPS